In one Pseudomonas sp. MM211 genomic region, the following are encoded:
- the ruvX gene encoding Holliday junction resolvase RuvX — translation MAEASSKPLRLLLGFDYGSKQIGVAVGQPITGSARELCILKAQNGVPDWQKVEALMREWQPDALVVGLPLNMDGTPSEMSERAEKFARRLNGRFNLPVFTHDERLTTYAAKGERLQQGQTGGYSQRPVDALAAALLLQGWLEENSPG, via the coding sequence ATGGCCGAGGCGAGCAGCAAACCGCTGCGCCTGCTGCTCGGTTTCGATTACGGCAGCAAGCAGATTGGCGTCGCCGTGGGCCAGCCGATTACCGGCTCGGCTCGCGAGTTGTGCATCCTCAAAGCGCAGAATGGCGTGCCAGACTGGCAGAAGGTCGAAGCACTGATGCGCGAATGGCAGCCTGACGCGCTGGTCGTCGGCCTGCCGCTGAACATGGATGGCACGCCCAGCGAGATGAGCGAGCGTGCGGAGAAATTCGCCCGCCGCCTGAACGGTCGTTTCAACCTGCCGGTTTTCACCCACGACGAACGCCTGACCACTTATGCCGCCAAGGGCGAACGCCTGCAACAGGGCCAGACTGGCGGTTATAGCCAGCGCCCGGTAGACGCCCTGGCCGCAGCCCTGCTGCTGCAGGGCTGGCTGGAAGAAAACAGCCCGGGCTGA